In the genome of Bacillota bacterium, one region contains:
- a CDS encoding DRTGG domain-containing protein, whose protein sequence is MTVRDVANALDCEVVTGGTGLEREVESGYVCDLLSYVISRAGKGAAWITMMSNINVVAVGLLADVSCIIITDGNELDTSSKAKADSEDVPVLLSKKTTFETAAGLAKILGV, encoded by the coding sequence ATGACCGTCAGAGACGTTGCAAACGCGCTCGACTGTGAAGTAGTTACAGGCGGCACGGGGCTTGAACGAGAGGTCGAAAGCGGATATGTCTGCGACCTTTTAAGCTATGTTATCTCACGCGCCGGAAAAGGTGCAGCATGGATCACTATGATGTCTAACATCAATGTTGTCGCAGTTGGACTGCTTGCGGACGTATCCTGTATCATAATTACAGACGGCAATGAGCTTGACACATCATCCAAGGCAAAAGCGGATTCCGAGGACGTGCCTGTCCTTTTATCAAAGAAAACCACTTTTGAAACGGCGGCAGGTCTTGCGAAGATCCTCGGAGTGTAA